GAGCCGCCCCTGGTCCTGATCGGCGCGACCGTGACGCGCGGATTGCGCGATCGCCCCGGGGTCGGACGCTGGCTGGACCGGGCCCTTGGCACGCTGCTGGTTGGTCTTGGGGTCAGATTGGCGCTGCAGCAGCGGTGATCCGGCGCGGCGCGGATCCCGGGGGAACGGCGGATGCCGCCGGACCGGGCCTGCGCCGCCGCAGCGCCCCGGGCGGCAGAGCCCCTCATCTGCCTGTGGCCACCTGCCGCACAGAATTAGCTCTTGTTCTGCCCTGCCGTGCCGCATATACGAGCAGACGGAGCGGTGGCCGAGTGGTCGAAGGCACACCCCTGCTAAGGGTGCAGGCGGGAAACCGTCTCGAGGGTTCGAATCCCTTCCGCTCCGCCACTTGCCCCCGCGAAAGCGTTCTCCCGATCCGGCTGCGGCCGGATTTTTTCGTTGTTTTCGAGGGTTATGCGGGAGGGGCTGAGCACCGGCGTCAGCACCTGGAGGCCCGGAAGCGGTCTCTGAGGACTGATATTCTCCGGACCTCATGACTGCCAAGTTCCAGTACTGAGCCATTATCTAATTGATTTTATTTGAGATTTCTGGGATCACCCTGAGCACTTCGCTTTCTGTGCCATTCGCGAGTTGGAACAGAAATCAAACATATCCGGCGCGCTCCTATGCGTTGATGCCTCGGAATTGTGACGCCGTCAGCCGTCGGCCTTCGACGGGTTGCGCCTCAGCTCGGTCGCCAGTTAGGGTCCTATGGCGGCAACAGCGCCCGTTCTACTGGTGCGAGGGCATCGATCCGCGCCTTGCCGAGTTGTCGACAACCGGCAAGTTCAGTCAGAAATCGCACCCCTGCCACGCCTGCGGGGAGTGGTGGCCTGATGGCTGGGATCACGCTCATATCGTACATCCGCAGGGAAGAGGTCGCACGGGCTAGGTCGAACGACCAGCCCAGCGCCGACTGCATATCTCGCCCGAGTGTGTCGGCCACCACGGTGCGAAGCTTCAGTATGAGGTCGTGAAGCTCGATCCGCGCCTCGATATCGGAAACAAGCTCTGCGAGTGAGAAACCGCCTGCGGCCGGCTGAACGACCAAAGAGGATAGAATCCCTGTAGTACCTGGTGGTGGATTTGCCTGTTCGAAAGAGACCTCATGTGCCCGGCGGTCCGTGGTGGTAGCCTTCGCGTCCAAGCGAAGGGAGCCCACGGCGAAGTCATAGCGCTCGTCTTGGTCTACGCGCCAGGCGCGGACAGCTGATGCGGGGTCAGTTGCGGCCCGGATGACGAGCAACTCGCCAGCCAATCCGACCATGTTCTTCCTTGGCGTTTTGGCGAGCCGCTGAAAAAGGTCCACCAAGCGGTCCACAACCTCGGCAACTGCGGCCACCGTTGGATTGGGGCCGAGTGTCGCAGCGAGGAACTCCATCGTGGTGAGAAAGTATCGCTCGGCCGCACGTTCCTGAGACCTGCAAGAGACGACCGTCAGATTCTCGGTCCGGACTTCGCCGTCGCGCTCTTCAATGCGACAGGCGACGCTGAAGCGCGCCTCGATACCCGCAAGGACCAACGGCACCCGGTTTGTGGCCCCTGAGGTCCGGATCAGCAGTGCTGCGTAACCGGAGTTGTCCCGCCCCACGTAGTAGGCAGCTTCTGTTGGCGCCGCGGCGACGCTGAACGTGCCAGCCTGATCTGGCCTAGGCAGCCGTTCAAGCAGAGCGGGCAGTTGGCTGATCAATCTTGCACTTCCTGACCAGCTTGCAGTTGCACCAGCCATTCCTTCGCGAGATGTGGGGGAATGTGGATCGCCAGAAGCGGAACTGCGGCAGCCTCAATCGGCCCTCGATCTGTGTAAGACAGGTCGAAGCGATGGAGCTGAATGGTCGGCCGGTCATCCATGGCAAACGCCGAGTCGCCCGGATAGTTTCGGCCTCCACCTGCTAAACGTGTCGGACCCTGCTGGAACCCCTTCTCGAGATTTCCAAACTCGGAGACAGTACGACGAGAACCACTTGCGTTAGGTCGCATTCGATAGACAGCCACCGCAGTGTCAGCATTACGGCGGAGCGCTTCGCCAAGCGTCACAAGC
This DNA window, taken from Rhodobacter capsulatus SB 1003, encodes the following:
- a CDS encoding PD-(D/E)XK motif protein, which translates into the protein MISQLPALLERLPRPDQAGTFSVAAAPTEAAYYVGRDNSGYAALLIRTSGATNRVPLVLAGIEARFSVACRIEERDGEVRTENLTVVSCRSQERAAERYFLTTMEFLAATLGPNPTVAAVAEVVDRLVDLFQRLAKTPRKNMVGLAGELLVIRAATDPASAVRAWRVDQDERYDFAVGSLRLDAKATTTDRRAHEVSFEQANPPPGTTGILSSLVVQPAAGGFSLAELVSDIEARIELHDLILKLRTVVADTLGRDMQSALGWSFDLARATSSLRMYDMSVIPAIRPPLPAGVAGVRFLTELAGCRQLGKARIDALAPVERALLPP